A portion of the Tepidanaerobacter syntrophicus genome contains these proteins:
- the thiE gene encoding thiamine phosphate synthase translates to MKPEIDYSLYLVTDRQLMSTPTLEEAVEQAIKGGATLVQLREKTVSSLDFYQIAKSIKQVTDAYHVPLIINDRVDVALAVDAAGVHIGQNDLPAEIVRSIIGSDKILGVSASTLDEAIRAKESGADYLGIGAMFSTKTKTDVELVSMEELEKIRHSVRLPLVLIGGINLETLPHFEGMGIDGIAVISALISAKDITEEAKKLKKVASQL, encoded by the coding sequence ATGAAGCCTGAGATTGATTATAGCCTTTATTTGGTGACTGACCGCCAGCTTATGAGTACCCCGACGTTGGAGGAAGCAGTAGAACAGGCAATCAAAGGTGGAGCAACACTGGTGCAGCTGCGAGAAAAAACAGTGTCATCCCTTGACTTTTACCAAATAGCGAAAAGCATAAAGCAAGTTACAGACGCTTACCATGTACCGCTTATTATCAACGACCGTGTTGATGTTGCGCTGGCAGTGGATGCCGCCGGCGTCCATATCGGGCAGAACGACCTTCCGGCAGAGATTGTCCGCTCAATTATCGGCTCTGACAAAATTTTGGGTGTTTCGGCTTCTACTTTAGATGAGGCAATTCGGGCAAAGGAGAGCGGAGCAGATTATCTTGGTATAGGAGCCATGTTTTCCACGAAAACAAAAACTGATGTAGAGCTTGTATCAATGGAAGAATTGGAAAAAATCCGGCATTCCGTCAGATTGCCGTTAGTTCTGATTGGCGGCATTAACCTAGAAACTCTGCCGCACTTTGAGGGCATGGGTATTGACGGTATAGCAGTTATTTCAGCCCTGATTTCAGCAAAGGACATTACAGAAGAGGCCAAAAAGCTAAAAAAAGTAGCTTCACAACTATAA
- the thiM gene encoding hydroxyethylthiazole kinase, translating to MEIKYIEKVKKAFEMVHTKKPLVHHITNYVTVNDCANITLAIGASPIMADDIREVEAITSISSALVLNIGTLNERTVQAMLAAGEKANKLEIPVVFDPVGAGASELRNRTTEQILEKVQLSVLRGNMSEIRFIAGLEASTKGVDASDADINSGLAAGCSISETIAKKYGCVAAITGETDIVSDGQHTLLLENGTKLLSGITGTGCMCTSLIGSFCGATEDFLVAAAGGILCMGIAGEAAAEKVGKEGSGSLHKAIIDSVSNMNAEIFTKRAKIHEA from the coding sequence ATGGAGATAAAATATATTGAAAAAGTTAAGAAAGCCTTTGAAATGGTGCACACCAAAAAACCTCTAGTTCATCATATTACAAATTATGTTACTGTAAATGATTGTGCCAATATCACACTGGCTATAGGGGCATCTCCCATCATGGCAGACGATATCCGAGAAGTGGAAGCTATTACATCAATTTCTTCGGCTCTGGTGCTAAATATTGGCACACTGAATGAACGGACGGTTCAGGCAATGCTTGCCGCAGGAGAAAAGGCCAATAAACTTGAGATTCCCGTGGTGTTCGATCCGGTCGGCGCCGGCGCATCAGAATTGCGCAATCGGACGACAGAGCAAATTTTAGAAAAAGTGCAGCTTAGCGTGCTTCGCGGCAATATGTCAGAGATCCGTTTTATCGCCGGGCTGGAAGCCTCAACGAAAGGCGTTGATGCTTCCGATGCAGACATCAATAGCGGTCTTGCAGCAGGATGCAGTATTTCCGAAACAATAGCAAAAAAGTATGGCTGTGTGGCAGCGATTACCGGTGAAACAGATATTGTTTCAGATGGGCAGCACACTCTTCTCCTTGAAAACGGTACAAAACTGCTTTCCGGTATAACAGGTACAGGCTGTATGTGCACATCGCTTATTGGGTCTTTCTGCGGAGCGACAGAAGATTTTCTGGTTGCTGCTGCAGGAGGTATACTCTGTATGGGTATCGCAGGCGAGGCTGCTGCGGAAAAGGTCGGAAAAGAGGGCAGCGGCAGTTTACATAAAGCAATTATAGATTCTGTTAGCAATATGAATGCCGAAATTTTTACAAAGAGGGCAAAAATTCATGAAGCCTGA
- the thiD gene encoding bifunctional hydroxymethylpyrimidine kinase/phosphomethylpyrimidine kinase — MSIAGSDCSGGAGIQADIKTFAAHGVYGMSVIVSVVAENTFRVIDMQDIEPEIIEKQIDAIFEDIDTDAVKIGMLSQSTSMKAVAHKLREYGPQNIVIDPVMIAKNGCPLMQPDSMDTLIEEILPLADLLTPNIPEAERITGLSIQTSEDMEHAAEKIAKMGAKAVLVKGGHAKGEALDILFNGEHFTYFSEERINTKNTHGTGCTYSSAIASNLALGLDLEEAVKRAKDYVTTAIRHSLPIGKGCGPTHHFYNLYQNGLQREY; from the coding sequence ATATCTATTGCCGGATCTGATTGCAGTGGTGGCGCAGGTATTCAGGCAGATATCAAAACCTTTGCCGCCCACGGCGTTTATGGTATGAGCGTTATTGTTTCTGTAGTAGCTGAAAATACATTTCGTGTCATTGACATGCAGGATATTGAGCCTGAAATAATCGAGAAACAGATTGATGCTATTTTTGAGGATATTGACACAGATGCTGTCAAAATAGGAATGCTATCACAATCGACTTCCATGAAAGCTGTAGCGCACAAACTCAGGGAGTATGGGCCTCAAAATATTGTAATTGATCCTGTCATGATAGCAAAAAATGGTTGCCCGCTAATGCAACCCGATTCAATGGATACATTAATCGAAGAAATACTGCCTCTTGCTGACCTGCTGACACCAAATATTCCAGAAGCCGAAAGGATTACAGGGTTATCTATTCAAACATCCGAGGACATGGAGCATGCAGCTGAAAAGATCGCAAAAATGGGTGCAAAAGCTGTTTTGGTAAAAGGTGGTCACGCTAAAGGAGAGGCACTTGACATATTATTTAATGGCGAACATTTTACTTATTTTAGCGAGGAGCGTATAAATACTAAAAACACTCATGGAACAGGTTGCACTTATTCTTCCGCAATAGCTTCCAACCTCGCATTAGGTCTTGATTTAGAGGAAGCAGTAAAAAGAGCAAAAGATTATGTTACCACGGCAATAAGACATTCTCTGCCTATTGGAAAGGGCTGTGGACCCACTCATCACTTTTATAATCTCTATCAAAACGGATTGCAGAGGGAGTATTAA
- a CDS encoding TRAP transporter large permease produces the protein MVTFLLFGTFALLIALKVPIAFAMGLACIVVALFSPSLTLTFIAQGLVTSTDSFALMAIPFFVLAGELMGKGGISRRLFNFINVFVGRFYGGTAMAAVITCIFFAAISGSGPATVAAVGGMMIPMMISEGYDSRFTTVLLATAGALGIIIPPSIPLVLFGVGSGTSIGDLFKGGMIPGVFIGICLCIYVYFYSKKIGYRGNQEPFSLKRLKSSFIEAIWAILVPIIILGGIYGGIFTPTEAAVVAVFYSLFVSVFIYREVKLSDLFTILCNAAGSSATILIVIGTATTFGTIMSLERIPEAVAAGMLSISSNPIIATLLIVVILLIVGMFMDTSAAVVIFTPILFPIAMEVGINPVHFGIIMIVTLAIGFITPPVGVNLFVAMNIGKTTMVQIFPYIIPFLLVCLAGLTVILLVPQLTLFLV, from the coding sequence ATGGTTACATTTTTATTATTTGGAACTTTTGCGCTATTAATTGCGCTGAAAGTACCCATTGCTTTTGCAATGGGTTTAGCTTGTATTGTTGTTGCGCTTTTCTCACCAAGCTTAACACTAACCTTTATTGCGCAAGGCCTTGTAACTTCGACAGATAGTTTTGCACTTATGGCAATACCTTTCTTTGTTCTTGCTGGCGAACTAATGGGAAAAGGTGGAATTTCACGCAGATTATTTAATTTTATCAATGTTTTCGTTGGACGTTTCTATGGTGGGACGGCCATGGCTGCGGTAATTACATGTATATTTTTTGCAGCTATTTCTGGTTCAGGACCGGCAACAGTTGCAGCAGTTGGCGGAATGATGATTCCAATGATGATTAGCGAGGGATATGACAGCCGGTTTACTACAGTATTATTAGCTACAGCCGGCGCTCTTGGAATAATCATACCTCCAAGTATCCCTTTGGTGCTCTTTGGCGTAGGCTCAGGAACTTCCATAGGCGACTTGTTTAAAGGCGGTATGATACCAGGCGTTTTTATCGGAATCTGCTTATGTATCTATGTCTATTTCTATTCAAAAAAAATAGGATATCGTGGAAATCAAGAACCCTTCTCCTTAAAACGTTTGAAGTCTTCTTTTATAGAAGCTATCTGGGCAATACTTGTTCCGATTATAATTCTAGGTGGAATTTACGGCGGTATTTTTACACCAACAGAAGCTGCAGTGGTTGCTGTTTTCTACTCACTTTTTGTAAGTGTATTCATATATCGAGAAGTAAAACTATCAGATTTATTCACAATTCTATGTAATGCAGCTGGAAGTTCAGCAACTATTCTTATAGTGATCGGGACAGCAACAACCTTTGGAACAATCATGTCGTTGGAAAGAATACCCGAAGCAGTAGCCGCTGGGATGCTTTCAATTTCTTCAAACCCGATTATAGCCACATTGTTGATTGTAGTTATTTTGTTAATCGTGGGAATGTTTATGGATACTTCAGCTGCGGTTGTTATCTTTACACCGATATTATTTCCAATTGCCATGGAAGTTGGAATAAATCCAGTGCATTTTGGTATTATTATGATTGTAACTCTAGCAATTGGTTTTATTACTCCTCCTGTAGGTGTTAACCTCTTTGTCGCTATGAATATTGGAAAAACAACGATGGTGCAGATATTTCCTTATATCATTCCATTTTTATTAGTTTGCTTAGCAGGATTGACTGTGATTTTACTTGTGCCACAGCTAACGTTGTTCCTGGTATAA
- a CDS encoding TRAP transporter small permease — MRALKWLDDHLEEWLLVILLSSTSIIVFLQVIMRFIFRNSLTWSEELARYLFIWMTYVGVSYGIKMKMHLKVDALDSLFDKKGNLITDMLADLFLLIFMLIMTYFGLDIVFRATRTSAALGIPMRYVYLAPVVGFGLSIIRLIQTNIIKYKYICQADKLD; from the coding sequence ATGAGGGCATTAAAATGGCTCGATGATCATTTGGAAGAATGGCTTCTTGTTATTTTACTAAGTTCAACTTCAATAATCGTTTTTCTTCAAGTTATTATGCGCTTCATTTTTCGAAACTCTTTAACGTGGTCTGAAGAATTGGCACGATACTTATTTATCTGGATGACTTATGTAGGAGTAAGTTATGGAATAAAGATGAAAATGCATTTAAAAGTAGATGCTTTAGATTCGTTATTTGATAAAAAAGGAAACTTAATAACTGATATGCTTGCTGATTTATTTCTATTAATTTTTATGTTGATTATGACTTATTTTGGACTTGACATTGTATTCCGTGCAACTCGTACTTCAGCCGCATTAGGTATTCCTATGAGATATGTATATCTTGCACCTGTGGTTGGTTTTGGACTTTCTATTATCCGACTGATACAAACAAATATAATTAAATATAAGTATATCTGCCAGGCCGATAAATTGGATTAG
- a CDS encoding TRAP transporter substrate-binding protein: MKYMRGIVISLLFVLGFSLVFVFFTQKEDDKTILIRIGHDQPVVNERHIALTHFKELVEERSNGEIRVEIYPQGLLGNEATLTESVSFDDLEMVATSSTNQYGSLISVFELPYLFDSYEEAWATLDGEIGRKVADTYLDNNLRILAYFENGFRQITSNRPIYSPEDLKGLKIRTPEFPMSIQVFNALGANPTPMGFGELYTALQQGTVDAQENPVANAYTNKFQEVQDYLIMTNHQYMPVHLIISDEFFQSLSKEYQEIIQKSAQESAEFHRQLLREREQQMIDELVADGMKVIEVDTEPFKEKVGPVYEWFARIHGQEIIDRILKAAKS; encoded by the coding sequence ATGAAATACATGCGGGGTATAGTCATTAGTCTTTTGTTTGTGTTAGGTTTTTCTCTCGTCTTTGTTTTCTTTACACAAAAAGAAGATGACAAAACAATCCTGATTCGTATAGGCCATGACCAACCAGTGGTTAATGAGCGCCACATTGCCTTAACCCATTTTAAAGAATTGGTGGAAGAGCGTTCGAACGGAGAAATTAGAGTAGAAATCTATCCACAAGGATTATTAGGAAATGAAGCTACATTAACAGAAAGCGTTTCCTTTGACGATTTGGAAATGGTAGCAACTAGCTCGACTAATCAATATGGATCTTTAATCAGCGTTTTTGAACTACCATACCTTTTTGATAGTTATGAGGAGGCATGGGCTACATTAGATGGAGAGATTGGTCGTAAAGTAGCGGATACATATTTAGATAATAATTTGAGAATACTCGCTTACTTTGAAAATGGATTCCGCCAAATTACTTCAAATCGTCCAATATATTCACCAGAAGATTTAAAAGGTTTAAAAATCCGTACACCAGAATTTCCCATGTCAATTCAGGTGTTTAATGCACTTGGCGCAAATCCAACACCCATGGGCTTTGGCGAGCTTTATACTGCTTTGCAACAAGGCACGGTGGATGCACAGGAAAATCCAGTTGCCAATGCTTATACGAATAAGTTTCAAGAAGTGCAAGATTACTTGATTATGACAAATCACCAATATATGCCTGTTCATCTTATTATTAGTGATGAATTTTTTCAATCACTTTCCAAAGAGTATCAAGAAATTATTCAGAAATCAGCCCAGGAAAGTGCGGAATTTCACCGTCAACTGCTGCGCGAGAGGGAACAGCAAATGATAGATGAATTAGTTGCAGATGGAATGAAAGTGATTGAGGTGGATACGGAACCCTTTAAAGAAAAAGTTGGTCCTGTATACGAATGGTTTGCTCGAATTCATGGTCAAGAGATTATTGATCGCATTCTTAAAGCAGCAAAAAGTTAG
- the garR gene encoding 2-hydroxy-3-oxopropionate reductase, with translation MRIGFIGLGIMGRPMVYNLIKAGHSLRVYDINRKAVEAVEKYGAIASKSVSELAEKSEVFFTMLPNSSHVEEVVLGENGIISHAKENTLLIDTSSISPVVSKRIADTLRKKGIDMVDAPVSGGEDGAISRTLSIMVGGEDKAFKKAFPVLQAVGRDIIHVGSNGAGTTVKLANQIMVNVNMAAMAEAVTFAEMADIDITKMYEAVRGGAAGSAVLDAKIPKIVKRNFQPGGPISINAKDLQNVIDAGKEINAPLPLTTQVLEMFRSLIAHGHERTDHSGLLIYYEKLANFTCDEMK, from the coding sequence ATGAGAATTGGTTTTATAGGGCTAGGCATTATGGGAAGACCAATGGTTTACAACCTTATCAAGGCAGGGCATTCGTTAAGAGTATATGACATTAATCGAAAGGCAGTAGAAGCAGTTGAAAAATATGGTGCTATAGCCTCAAAAAGTGTTTCGGAATTAGCAGAAAAAAGTGAAGTGTTTTTTACTATGTTGCCTAATTCATCCCACGTGGAAGAAGTAGTTCTCGGTGAAAACGGAATTATCAGCCATGCGAAAGAAAATACCTTACTAATTGATACTAGTTCAATTTCGCCTGTGGTTTCAAAAAGGATTGCTGATACCCTAAGGAAAAAAGGAATTGACATGGTAGATGCTCCGGTATCTGGTGGTGAAGATGGTGCGATATCGAGAACACTTTCCATAATGGTAGGCGGAGAAGATAAAGCTTTTAAAAAAGCATTTCCTGTATTACAAGCAGTTGGAAGAGATATTATTCATGTTGGTTCCAATGGTGCTGGTACAACGGTAAAGTTAGCTAATCAGATTATGGTAAATGTTAATATGGCTGCTATGGCAGAAGCTGTGACTTTTGCCGAAATGGCAGATATTGATATTACTAAAATGTATGAAGCAGTCCGTGGGGGAGCTGCCGGAAGCGCCGTGCTAGATGCAAAAATTCCCAAAATAGTAAAAAGAAATTTTCAGCCGGGTGGTCCTATTTCTATAAATGCAAAAGATTTACAAAATGTTATTGATGCCGGTAAAGAAATCAATGCTCCTCTTCCTTTGACGACTCAGGTTCTGGAAATGTTTCGTTCGCTGATTGCTCACGGTCATGAGCGAACGGATCATAGCGGGTTGCTAATTTACTATGAAAAATTAGCCAATTTTACCTGTGATGAAATGAAGTAA
- a CDS encoding SDR family NAD(P)-dependent oxidoreductase gives MFELNNKVAIITGSGSEKGIGKTIASTLANQGATVVITDINEDGVKKNVNFIEENGGKAYGVAGDLTDKSFVDTLIEDVLDKFGRIDILVNNAGISQKVTVEDMTLDDMKRIFSVNMYGLFLITQACLRPMKKQKYGRIISLSSVSAKRGGGIFGGAHYSASKAAVLGFSKNLAREVAQDGITVNCVAPGLINTEIWKSLSKEQADNIIAGIPIGRPGETQEIASTIAFLASEEASYITGEDIDINGGQHMD, from the coding sequence ATGTTTGAATTAAATAATAAAGTCGCAATAATTACTGGAAGTGGTTCTGAAAAAGGTATTGGAAAAACGATTGCTTCTACATTAGCGAATCAAGGGGCAACCGTTGTTATTACAGATATTAATGAAGACGGCGTTAAGAAGAATGTTAACTTCATTGAGGAAAATGGTGGAAAAGCCTATGGCGTTGCTGGAGATCTTACAGACAAAAGCTTTGTCGATACATTAATAGAAGATGTTTTAGACAAATTTGGACGAATTGATATTTTAGTGAATAATGCGGGAATCTCACAAAAAGTTACTGTAGAAGATATGACCCTTGATGACATGAAAAGAATTTTCAGTGTCAATATGTATGGATTGTTCTTAATTACACAAGCATGTTTACGACCAATGAAAAAACAAAAATATGGTAGAATTATAAGTCTGTCATCCGTTTCTGCAAAAAGAGGCGGAGGTATATTTGGCGGCGCGCATTATTCTGCATCAAAGGCTGCAGTATTAGGATTTTCTAAAAATCTTGCACGGGAAGTGGCCCAAGATGGTATTACCGTAAACTGTGTTGCGCCAGGCTTGATTAATACAGAGATATGGAAATCTCTTTCAAAAGAACAGGCAGACAATATTATTGCCGGAATTCCCATAGGAAGACCAGGAGAAACTCAGGAAATCGCGTCAACAATTGCTTTTTTAGCGTCAGAAGAAGCATCATATATAACTGGTGAAGATATAGATATTAATGGTGGGCAACATATGGATTAA
- a CDS encoding transketolase family protein codes for MSVKKDDMKKIATRQGFGDEIVKLGKENKNIMVLDIDIGKSCKTTEFQKQLPKQHINVGIAEQNGAGVAAGLATTGKIPFISTYAVFGSLRMAEQIRQEICYPNLNVKIACSHGGLTPANDGGSHQGIEDMGVLRTIPNMTVVMGADYYSTRKLVRQAAEIYGPVYLRFTRDAVPVIYDEDEEFVIGKAKELKQGKDVAIIANGDTVCLAIEAANQLEEEGVSVKLLDMHTIKPLDKQAVLDCVDIGRIITVEDHNVINGLGSAVCEVVAEAGKGKVRRIGIQDQFGQSAPYEKLLELNGITVENIIMNAKQLL; via the coding sequence ATGAGCGTGAAAAAAGACGATATGAAAAAGATTGCTACTCGGCAAGGTTTTGGTGACGAAATCGTTAAACTAGGAAAAGAAAATAAAAACATTATGGTCCTGGATATCGACATAGGAAAGTCTTGCAAAACTACTGAATTCCAAAAGCAACTTCCCAAACAGCATATTAATGTTGGTATTGCGGAGCAAAATGGTGCGGGAGTTGCAGCGGGATTAGCAACTACTGGAAAAATTCCTTTTATTAGCACATACGCGGTATTTGGATCTTTAAGAATGGCGGAACAAATCCGACAAGAAATCTGCTATCCCAATTTAAACGTAAAAATTGCGTGTTCTCATGGAGGATTGACTCCTGCAAATGACGGAGGCAGCCATCAAGGAATTGAGGACATGGGAGTATTAAGAACAATTCCAAATATGACAGTAGTAATGGGAGCTGATTATTACTCTACAAGAAAGCTTGTAAGACAAGCGGCAGAAATTTATGGCCCAGTGTATTTACGCTTTACAAGAGATGCAGTACCTGTTATATACGATGAAGATGAAGAATTTGTCATAGGAAAAGCTAAGGAATTAAAACAAGGCAAGGATGTAGCAATTATCGCAAATGGCGATACAGTTTGCCTTGCTATTGAGGCAGCAAATCAATTAGAAGAAGAAGGAGTTTCTGTAAAATTACTAGATATGCATACGATTAAGCCACTTGATAAACAAGCTGTTTTAGACTGTGTGGATATTGGTAGAATTATAACAGTAGAAGATCATAATGTAATAAATGGTCTAGGAAGCGCAGTTTGTGAAGTTGTTGCAGAAGCCGGTAAAGGCAAGGTAAGAAGAATTGGCATTCAAGATCAATTTGGTCAATCTGCCCCTTACGAAAAGCTGTTAGAATTAAATGGAATTACAGTAGAAAACATAATAATGAATGCAAAACAATTGCTTTAA
- a CDS encoding transketolase has translation MNLKKVNILKNISIEELKQKAAELRQTVLTMIYEAQSGHPGGSFSAADVVTALYFKEMNIDPKNPRWEDRDRFVLSKGHACPAQYAALAMLGYVPYETIHKLREYGSPFQGHPDMKKCPGIDISTGSLGQGLSCGVGMAIAGKIDEKNYRVFVMVGDGECNEGQIWEAVQTAAKYKLDNLVVFVDNNGLQLDGTTDEIMPTQDFEDKFRAFGFETQRIDGHSMEQIVSVLDFVRGQKNGKPKCIVLDTVKGKGVSFMENKCNWHGVAPNDEEYEQAMKELRASVQ, from the coding sequence ATAAATTTAAAGAAGGTGAATATCTTGAAAAATATTAGCATTGAAGAACTAAAACAAAAGGCAGCAGAACTAAGACAAACGGTATTGACGATGATTTATGAAGCTCAATCGGGACATCCGGGAGGATCTTTCTCTGCAGCTGATGTGGTGACAGCGCTTTATTTTAAAGAGATGAACATTGATCCTAAAAATCCTCGATGGGAAGACCGTGATCGATTTGTGCTATCAAAAGGACATGCGTGTCCCGCTCAATATGCCGCCCTTGCAATGTTGGGATACGTGCCTTATGAAACTATCCACAAGTTAAGGGAATATGGATCTCCATTCCAAGGCCATCCTGACATGAAGAAATGCCCAGGAATTGACATTTCTACAGGTTCACTTGGTCAAGGTTTATCCTGCGGCGTTGGAATGGCTATTGCTGGAAAAATTGATGAAAAGAATTATCGTGTGTTTGTGATGGTTGGTGATGGAGAATGTAATGAAGGTCAAATATGGGAAGCTGTCCAAACAGCCGCTAAATATAAACTTGATAATCTAGTGGTTTTTGTTGATAACAATGGCCTTCAATTAGATGGTACTACAGATGAAATAATGCCTACACAAGATTTCGAAGATAAATTCCGCGCATTTGGTTTTGAAACACAGCGTATTGATGGACATTCTATGGAACAAATCGTCAGTGTTCTTGATTTTGTTCGTGGACAAAAAAATGGAAAGCCAAAATGTATCGTTTTGGATACGGTTAAAGGTAAGGGTGTATCCTTTATGGAAAATAAATGTAACTGGCATGGAGTTGCTCCAAATGATGAAGAATATGAACAAGCAATGAAGGAACTTCGTGCATCAGTACAGTAG
- a CDS encoding LacI family DNA-binding transcriptional regulator — protein MKNRITMKDIAREAGVSVATVSHVINGTKNISKETSERVLKSIEKYNYVPDSSAKNLRKKKTKTAGLIVSSLPDNFVNDMIFGVEERAREMGYNLLLVNTKEDEKYEEESINLLHSNLVDGIILSPTSGDISYLNKYTNYKFPVVMVNRFDKKIKNIPIVSGDNYQLGFDATTHLLRHGHKKIGFIYSVLNVSTTEERLRGYKDALKQFDIPFCEGCLERGYGTVKGGADAVANLLSREKDITALFTQTDLMTVGAIGKIKEMQLRIPDDLAIIGFGDFPSAVIIEPPVTNIILPARTIGRTAFDVLINKIHNPDYMTHIQLPSSLIVRNSCGC, from the coding sequence TTGAAAAACAGGATTACAATGAAGGATATTGCTCGAGAAGCCGGAGTTTCTGTGGCGACTGTTTCTCATGTCATAAACGGTACAAAAAATATTTCTAAGGAAACAAGCGAAAGAGTGCTAAAGAGCATAGAAAAGTATAATTATGTTCCTGATTCATCAGCAAAAAATTTACGCAAAAAAAAGACAAAAACTGCCGGCTTGATTGTATCAAGTTTGCCTGATAATTTTGTAAATGATATGATTTTTGGTGTAGAAGAGCGCGCGAGAGAAATGGGATATAATCTTCTTTTGGTAAACACCAAAGAAGATGAAAAATATGAAGAAGAATCCATTAATCTATTGCATTCTAATTTAGTTGATGGAATTATTTTATCGCCTACTTCTGGTGATATCAGCTATTTAAATAAATATACAAATTATAAGTTTCCCGTGGTTATGGTAAATCGTTTTGATAAAAAAATAAAAAACATCCCCATAGTATCTGGCGATAATTATCAGCTTGGCTTTGATGCAACTACCCATCTATTGAGACATGGCCATAAAAAGATTGGATTTATATATTCTGTTCTGAATGTTTCAACAACAGAAGAAAGATTAAGAGGATATAAAGATGCTTTAAAACAATTCGATATTCCTTTTTGCGAAGGATGTTTGGAAAGAGGTTACGGAACAGTTAAAGGCGGTGCAGATGCTGTAGCTAATTTATTAAGCCGCGAAAAAGATATTACAGCTCTTTTTACCCAAACAGATCTAATGACAGTAGGCGCCATTGGAAAAATTAAAGAAATGCAATTGAGAATACCCGATGATTTAGCCATTATCGGATTTGGCGATTTCCCATCTGCAGTCATTATTGAACCACCTGTGACAAATATCATCCTTCCTGCAAGAACCATAGGGAGAACAGCGTTCGATGTATTGATAAACAAAATCCACAATCCTGATTATATGACCCATATACAACTGCCTTCTTCTTTAATAGTGAGAAATTCATGCGGTTGTTAA